A stretch of the Mesorhizobium huakuii genome encodes the following:
- a CDS encoding homoserine dehydrogenase, translating to MAEALRVGIAGLGTVGASVARVLRDKAAELTRQCGRDIVVSAVSARDPKRDRGVDVSSAKWFDDPVKMAQTADIDVFIELIGGDEGPARLSVKAALEAGRHVVTANKALLAKHGVALAEIAEKKGVLLNYEAAVAGGIPVIKTMREAMAGNSVTRVFGILNGTCNYILTRMEAEGISFDACLKDAQRLGYAEADPTFDIEGHDTAHKLSILTSLAFGTKIAANDIYMEGISNITQADIRAAGDLGYRIKLLGVAQRTESGIEQRVHPTMVPTASVIAQVHGVTNAVAIETDILGELLLSGPGAGGNATASAVIGDVADIAKSRPGFQHGPVFGRPAKELRPYKKAQMRSHAGGYFIRLTVHDRIGVFAAIAKRMADNDISLESIVQHAVNGEAEAQKTVILVTHETTEAAVRKAVDGITKDGHLTDKPQVIRIERAG from the coding sequence ATGGCTGAAGCTCTGCGTGTTGGAATTGCCGGACTTGGCACGGTCGGTGCATCGGTGGCGCGTGTGCTGCGCGACAAGGCAGCGGAACTGACCCGGCAATGCGGGCGCGACATTGTCGTGTCGGCGGTTTCGGCGCGCGATCCGAAGCGCGACCGTGGCGTCGATGTCAGTTCGGCGAAATGGTTCGACGATCCGGTCAAGATGGCGCAGACCGCCGATATCGACGTTTTCATCGAGCTGATTGGCGGCGATGAAGGGCCGGCGCGCCTGTCGGTGAAGGCGGCGCTCGAAGCCGGCCGCCATGTCGTCACCGCCAACAAGGCGCTGCTCGCCAAGCATGGCGTGGCGCTGGCCGAGATCGCCGAGAAGAAGGGCGTGCTGCTCAACTACGAGGCGGCGGTGGCGGGTGGCATTCCCGTCATCAAGACGATGCGCGAGGCGATGGCCGGCAACTCGGTCACCCGCGTCTTCGGCATCCTCAACGGCACCTGCAACTACATTCTGACCCGCATGGAGGCCGAGGGCATCTCGTTCGATGCCTGCCTGAAGGACGCGCAACGGTTGGGTTACGCCGAGGCCGATCCGACCTTCGATATCGAGGGCCATGACACCGCGCACAAGCTGTCGATCCTGACCAGCCTTGCCTTCGGCACCAAAATCGCCGCCAACGACATCTATATGGAAGGCATTTCCAACATCACCCAGGCCGACATCCGCGCGGCCGGCGATCTCGGCTACCGGATCAAGCTGCTCGGCGTCGCCCAGCGCACCGAAAGCGGCATCGAGCAGCGCGTGCACCCGACCATGGTGCCGACGGCCTCCGTCATCGCGCAGGTGCACGGCGTCACCAATGCGGTGGCGATCGAGACCGACATCCTCGGCGAACTGTTGCTCTCCGGTCCCGGCGCCGGCGGCAACGCCACCGCCTCGGCCGTCATCGGCGACGTCGCCGACATCGCCAAGAGCCGGCCCGGTTTCCAGCACGGCCCGGTCTTCGGCCGGCCGGCGAAGGAGCTCAGGCCCTACAAGAAAGCGCAGATGCGCAGCCATGCCGGAGGCTATTTCATTCGGCTGACCGTGCATGATCGCATCGGCGTCTTTGCCGCGATCGCCAAGCGCATGGCCGACAACGATATTTCGCTGGAATCGATCGTCCAGCACGCGGTCAATGGCGAGGCCGAGGCGCAGAAGACAGTGATCCTGGTGACGCACGAGACCACCGAGGCTGCCGTGCGCAAGGCCGTCGACGGCATCACCAAGGACGGCCATCTGACCGACAAGCCGCAGGTCATCCGCATCGAGCGGGCAGGGTAG
- a CDS encoding LL-diaminopimelate aminotransferase: MEEFHKVRRLPPYVFEQVNRLKASARSRGADIIDLGMGNPDLPTPKAIVDKLCEVVRDPRTHRYSSSRGIPGLRRAQAAYYQRRFGVKLNPDTQVVATLGSKEGFANMAQAITAPGDVILCPNPTYPIHAFGFIMSGGVIRSLQVEPDDGFIPALERGVRHSIPKPLALILNYPSNPTALVASLDFYKDVVAFAKKNDIIILSDLAYSEIYFDGNPPPSVLQVPGAIDVCVEFTSMSKTFSMPGWRMGFAVGNERLISALTRVKSYLDYGAFTPIQVAAAHALNGDGADIAEVRDIYHKRRDVMVDSFGRAGWNIPAPAASMFAWAPIPEPFKHLGSLEFSKLLIEHADVAVAPGVGFGEHGDDFVRVALVENEHRIRQAARNIKRFLSSSAKQPNNVVPLSAHR; the protein is encoded by the coding sequence ATGGAAGAGTTTCACAAGGTTCGCCGGCTTCCGCCTTACGTGTTCGAGCAGGTCAACCGGCTCAAGGCCAGCGCCCGTTCGCGTGGCGCCGACATCATCGACCTCGGCATGGGCAATCCGGACCTGCCGACGCCCAAGGCCATCGTCGACAAATTGTGCGAAGTGGTGCGCGATCCGCGCACGCATCGTTATTCCTCGTCGCGCGGCATTCCGGGCCTGCGCCGCGCCCAGGCCGCCTATTACCAGCGCCGCTTCGGCGTGAAGCTTAATCCCGACACGCAAGTGGTGGCCACGCTCGGCTCGAAGGAAGGCTTCGCCAATATGGCGCAGGCGATCACCGCGCCCGGCGATGTCATCCTGTGCCCAAACCCGACCTATCCGATCCACGCTTTCGGCTTCATCATGTCGGGCGGCGTCATCCGTTCGCTGCAGGTCGAACCTGATGATGGCTTCATCCCGGCGCTTGAGCGCGGTGTTCGTCACTCGATCCCGAAGCCGCTGGCGCTGATCCTCAACTATCCGTCGAACCCGACGGCGCTGGTCGCTTCGCTCGATTTCTACAAGGACGTGGTGGCGTTCGCCAAGAAGAACGACATCATCATCCTGTCCGACCTTGCCTATTCCGAGATTTATTTCGACGGCAATCCGCCGCCTTCGGTGCTGCAGGTGCCGGGTGCCATCGATGTCTGCGTCGAGTTCACCTCGATGTCGAAGACCTTCTCCATGCCCGGCTGGCGCATGGGCTTTGCCGTCGGCAACGAACGGCTGATCTCGGCGCTGACTCGGGTGAAGTCCTATCTCGACTACGGCGCCTTCACCCCGATCCAGGTGGCGGCGGCGCATGCGCTGAACGGTGACGGCGCCGATATCGCCGAGGTGCGTGACATCTATCACAAGCGCCGCGACGTGATGGTCGATTCCTTCGGGCGCGCCGGATGGAACATTCCGGCACCCGCCGCCTCGATGTTCGCCTGGGCGCCGATCCCCGAACCGTTCAAGCATCTCGGCTCGCTCGAATTCTCCAAGCTGCTCATCGAGCACGCCGATGTGGCGGTGGCGCCCGGTGTCGGCTTCGGCGAACATGGCGACGATTTCGTGCGCGTGGCGCTGGTGGAAAACGAGCACCGGATCCGCCAGGCGGCGCGCAACATCAAGCGCTTCCTGTCGAGCAGCGCCAAGCAGCCCAACAATGTGGTGCCGCTGTCCGCCCACCGGTAA
- the phaC gene encoding class I poly(R)-hydroxyalkanoic acid synthase — MSKTPDSGKAEDDEPSTVEQYLVKDPERFALNMARMIEQAGKAASAWAEPRERGEVRDHVAEPVVDMVKTFSKLSEYWLADPQRALEAQTRLFAGYMTVWANAIQRVSPNAEAPDDAVKPERGDKRFQDPEWGRNAFFDFLKQAYLVTSRWASELVDHAEGLDEHTRHKASFYVKQVSNAISPSNFILTNPELFRETVASNGENLVRGMKMLAEDIAAGKGDLKLRQADYSPFEIGRNIATTPGKVVGRSDVAEIIQYDPATETVLKRPLLICPPWINKFYILDLNPQKSFIRWAIEQGHTVFVISWINPDERHGAKSWEAYIREGLQYGLDTIEKATGERDVNAIGYCVGGTLLAAALALMAAEGDDRIKSATFFTTQVDFTHAGDLKVFVDEEQVAAVEKSMNEKGYLDGTKMATAFNMLRSGDLIWPYVVNNYMRGKDPLPFDLLYWNADSTRMAAANHSFYLRNCYLDNTLSQGTMELAGHTISLGDITIPIYNLASREDHIAPALSVFLGSKYFGGKVDYVMAGSGHIAGVVNPPASNKYQYWTGGAPIGDFNQWIATATDHPGSWWPHWQSWIEAKDNTRVPARKPGKHMKTLGDAPGTYVKVRV, encoded by the coding sequence ATGTCCAAAACACCCGATTCGGGCAAAGCGGAAGATGACGAGCCTTCGACCGTCGAGCAATATCTGGTGAAGGACCCGGAGCGCTTTGCGTTGAATATGGCGCGTATGATCGAGCAGGCCGGCAAGGCGGCGTCCGCCTGGGCCGAACCGCGCGAACGCGGCGAAGTGCGCGACCACGTCGCCGAGCCGGTCGTCGACATGGTTAAGACCTTCTCCAAGCTCAGCGAATACTGGCTTGCCGACCCGCAGCGCGCGCTCGAAGCGCAGACGCGGCTGTTCGCCGGCTACATGACCGTGTGGGCGAATGCCATCCAGCGCGTCAGTCCCAACGCGGAAGCACCCGACGACGCCGTCAAGCCGGAGCGCGGCGACAAGCGCTTCCAGGATCCGGAATGGGGCCGCAACGCCTTCTTCGATTTCCTCAAGCAGGCCTATCTCGTCACCTCACGCTGGGCGTCCGAACTGGTCGATCACGCCGAAGGTCTGGACGAGCACACTCGCCACAAGGCGAGTTTCTACGTCAAGCAGGTGTCCAACGCCATCTCGCCGTCGAATTTCATCCTGACCAACCCGGAACTGTTTCGCGAAACCGTCGCTTCCAACGGCGAGAACCTGGTGCGCGGCATGAAAATGCTGGCCGAGGACATCGCCGCCGGCAAGGGCGACCTGAAGCTGCGGCAGGCCGACTATTCGCCCTTCGAGATCGGCAGGAACATCGCCACCACGCCCGGCAAGGTGGTCGGCCGTAGCGATGTCGCCGAGATCATCCAGTATGATCCTGCGACCGAGACGGTACTGAAGCGCCCGCTGCTGATCTGCCCGCCATGGATCAACAAGTTCTACATACTCGACCTCAACCCGCAGAAATCCTTCATCCGCTGGGCGATCGAGCAAGGCCATACCGTCTTCGTCATCTCCTGGATCAATCCAGACGAGCGCCACGGCGCCAAGAGCTGGGAAGCCTATATCAGGGAAGGCCTGCAATACGGCCTCGACACGATCGAGAAGGCCACCGGCGAGCGGGACGTCAATGCCATCGGCTATTGCGTTGGCGGCACGCTGCTGGCGGCGGCCCTGGCCCTGATGGCCGCCGAGGGCGACGACCGCATCAAGTCGGCGACCTTCTTCACCACGCAGGTCGACTTCACCCATGCCGGCGACCTGAAAGTCTTCGTCGACGAGGAACAGGTCGCGGCGGTGGAAAAGTCGATGAACGAAAAGGGCTATCTCGACGGCACGAAGATGGCGACCGCCTTCAACATGCTGCGCTCAGGCGACCTGATCTGGCCCTATGTCGTCAACAACTACATGCGCGGCAAGGATCCCCTGCCCTTCGACCTGCTCTACTGGAACGCCGATTCGACCCGCATGGCGGCGGCCAACCACTCCTTCTACCTCCGCAACTGCTACCTCGATAATACGCTTTCGCAGGGCACGATGGAGCTCGCCGGCCACACCATCTCGCTGGGCGACATCACCATCCCGATCTACAACCTCGCCTCCCGGGAAGATCACATCGCGCCGGCGCTGTCCGTCTTCCTCGGCTCGAAATATTTCGGCGGCAAGGTCGATTATGTCATGGCAGGCTCCGGCCATATCGCCGGCGTCGTCAATCCGCCCGCATCCAACAAATACCAGTACTGGACCGGTGGCGCGCCGATCGGCGATTTTAACCAATGGATCGCCACGGCCACAGACCATCCGGGATCCTGGTGGCCGCACTGGCAAAGCTGGATAGAGGCCAAGGACAACACCCGCGTGCCTGCCCGCAAACCCGGCAAGCATATGAAAACCTTGGGCGATGCGCCCGGCACCTATGTGAAGGTGCGTGTGTAA